In a genomic window of Natronospira bacteriovora:
- a CDS encoding HD-GYP domain-containing protein: MAVQYIPVEALQPGHYVSALDRPWVETPFLFQGFEITSHNELETLRTYCRHVWVDCERSRVAVETASRPEATCSDLAPLKRQFKDGLEALGQAREMALDACTRVNTRLRKYSQLDLDELAPAVTELHTQVTAYPQVARWLLTLREHEDTLAEHSVNVCTLAIMMGQALKMETWQQAEMALGGLLHDVGKLCLPPRLLSKQAPLSSTEWKQIQQAPVYGHKLLQDCGLHPRVLTMVRNHQERLDGSGFPDGLRGEQIEQPVRVIGLVNAYDAMTMSRPGFPAMSGYRAMLELARQAGHRWDPELVQSFVLLMGIYPAGTCVSLDNGSRAVVVDSKPEARLNPIIAMRRGNGAKTRWNLTDLSLPRHPRRIRSLDPPDWDHSRLMRFISDQLLAA; the protein is encoded by the coding sequence ATGGCAGTGCAATACATTCCCGTCGAAGCCTTGCAACCGGGGCATTACGTCAGCGCCCTGGATCGTCCCTGGGTAGAAACACCGTTTCTGTTCCAGGGCTTCGAAATTACCAGCCACAATGAGCTTGAAACCCTAAGGACCTATTGTCGCCATGTCTGGGTTGATTGCGAGCGATCCCGTGTGGCGGTTGAAACAGCGTCTCGGCCGGAAGCCACCTGCTCCGACCTGGCACCACTCAAACGGCAGTTCAAGGATGGCCTGGAAGCCCTTGGCCAGGCCCGCGAGATGGCCCTGGATGCCTGCACACGGGTGAACACCCGCCTGCGCAAGTATAGCCAGCTGGATCTGGACGAACTGGCCCCCGCCGTTACCGAGTTACACACCCAGGTAACCGCCTATCCGCAAGTGGCCCGCTGGTTGCTCACCCTGCGTGAACATGAAGACACCCTGGCCGAGCACTCGGTCAATGTCTGCACCCTGGCAATCATGATGGGCCAGGCGTTGAAGATGGAAACCTGGCAACAGGCCGAAATGGCACTGGGCGGGTTGCTGCATGATGTGGGCAAGCTCTGCCTGCCTCCTCGTCTTCTCAGTAAACAGGCACCATTGAGTTCGACGGAGTGGAAACAGATTCAGCAGGCGCCGGTCTACGGCCACAAATTGCTGCAGGATTGCGGCCTGCACCCCCGGGTGCTCACAATGGTGCGCAATCACCAGGAACGTCTCGATGGCAGCGGTTTTCCCGACGGACTGCGAGGCGAGCAGATCGAACAGCCCGTGCGTGTCATCGGCCTGGTCAATGCCTACGACGCCATGACCATGAGCCGCCCCGGCTTTCCAGCCATGTCCGGCTACCGGGCCATGCTCGAGCTCGCCCGCCAGGCCGGGCACCGCTGGGACCCTGAACTGGTGCAGTCCTTCGTGCTCCTGATGGGCATCTACCCGGCAGGCACCTGTGTATCACTCGATAACGGTTCCCGGGCCGTGGTGGTGGACAGCAAACCGGAAGCAAGACTCAACCCGATCATTGCCATGCGCCGCGGAAACGGCGCGAAAACCCGCTGGAACCTGACCGACCTGTCCCTGCCACGTCATCCGCGACGGATACGCAGCCTGGATCCACCCGACTGGGACCACAGCCGGCTGATGCGA